In Thauera aromatica K172, one DNA window encodes the following:
- a CDS encoding HlyD family type I secretion periplasmic adaptor subunit, with protein MAAPDMTSATLDASQNGTPPADAGRAARIGLWALGLGFGGFLLWAALAPLDEGVPSQGTVTIDTKRKAVQHLSGGIIKRVLVREGELVQEGQPLIELDPATARANHESVRQRYLGLRAMQGRLEAEQSGSDAIVFHPDLLEAAADPLIRGQMDMQRQLFQSRRAALRATLQGIEESILGQQALLQTYENMIGPRRSQRALLQEELGHTRALVAEGYAPRNRQLELERAVAEADASLAELMGNTTRAQRAIAELRQQALARRQEYRKEVETELAGVLREVQSDAEKLVAVRADLDRTEIRSPAAGQVIGLAMQTVGGVVQAGQKLMDVVPEDEPLLLEARIEPHLIDKVHAGLPTDIRFNAFAHSPQLVVQGEVMSVSSDLLTEQIGGGQIQYYLARVKVTPDGMASLGKRRMQPGMPAEVIIKTGERSLLTYLLNPLTKRLAASLKEE; from the coding sequence ATGGCCGCACCTGACATGACTTCCGCTACTCTCGATGCCTCCCAGAACGGCACGCCGCCGGCCGATGCCGGCCGTGCCGCCCGTATCGGCCTGTGGGCCCTGGGCCTGGGCTTCGGTGGCTTCCTGCTGTGGGCAGCGCTGGCCCCGCTGGACGAAGGCGTTCCCAGCCAGGGCACGGTGACCATCGACACCAAGCGCAAGGCCGTCCAGCATCTGAGCGGCGGCATCATCAAGCGTGTGCTGGTACGCGAGGGCGAACTGGTGCAGGAAGGCCAGCCACTGATCGAGCTGGATCCGGCCACGGCGCGGGCCAACCACGAATCCGTGCGCCAGCGCTATCTCGGGCTGCGTGCGATGCAGGGCCGGCTGGAGGCCGAGCAGTCCGGCAGCGACGCCATCGTTTTTCACCCGGATCTGCTCGAAGCCGCCGCCGACCCGCTGATCAGGGGGCAGATGGACATGCAGCGGCAATTGTTCCAGTCGCGCCGTGCCGCGCTGCGCGCCACCTTGCAGGGCATCGAGGAAAGCATTCTCGGCCAGCAGGCGCTGCTGCAGACTTACGAGAACATGATCGGCCCCCGCCGCAGCCAGCGCGCGCTGCTGCAGGAGGAACTCGGGCACACCCGAGCGCTGGTCGCCGAAGGCTATGCGCCGCGCAACCGCCAGCTCGAGCTCGAGCGCGCCGTGGCCGAGGCGGACGCCTCGCTCGCTGAGCTGATGGGGAATACGACCCGGGCCCAGCGCGCGATCGCCGAGCTGCGCCAGCAGGCGCTGGCGCGCCGGCAGGAATACCGTAAGGAAGTCGAAACCGAACTGGCTGGCGTCCTGCGCGAAGTGCAGTCCGATGCCGAGAAGCTGGTTGCCGTCCGTGCCGATCTCGACCGCACCGAGATTCGCTCGCCGGCCGCCGGTCAGGTGATCGGGCTGGCGATGCAGACCGTGGGCGGTGTGGTGCAGGCCGGGCAGAAGCTGATGGATGTGGTGCCCGAGGACGAGCCCTTGCTTCTCGAAGCGCGGATCGAGCCGCACCTGATCGACAAGGTGCACGCCGGCCTGCCTACCGACATCCGCTTCAATGCCTTTGCTCATTCGCCGCAACTGGTGGTGCAGGGCGAAGTGATGTCGGTGTCGAGCGACCTGCTGACCGAGCAGATCGGTGGTGGCCAGATTCAGTATTATCTGGCGCGCGTGAAGGTGACTCCGGATGGCATGGCGTCACTCGGCAAGCGCCGCATGCAGCCGGGCATGCCGGCCGAAGTGATCATCAAGACCGGCGAGCGCTCCCTGCTGACCTATCTGCTGAACCCGCTGACCAAGCGCCTGGCGGCGTCGCTGAAGGAGGAGTGA
- a CDS encoding TolC family outer membrane protein, with translation MADSRSLLRLCGAWLRSLVVAAALGAVCAPAWSLDLMQAYQAALAQDATIRAARAARDAAVERLPQARAQLLPNIAISLGRNKNDIDRTQENSLGQEVEFGDEYFSYNQSLQLRQPLFRMPLFAGLRQAGFVVDDAEATLERELQDLGARVAGAYMEALLAQDALDLVLKQKAVTTTQLDAARKSLEAGFGTRTDIDEAQARLDMNMADELSARQHVDFTRRQLEILIDQPVDALAGIDAERLPLLPPEPADVTEWVRLAEENSPEVRALEARLEAARAEIAKARGGHYPTVDAVAQISRSGSENVTSPSSSYTNRLIGLQVNIPLFAGGYVNSTVRQAIAEQTRAEENLEAVRRDLAVRVHREHRGVTEGVLKVRALEQAARSAQQLVRSSRRSFEAGSRTTVDVLNAEQQLQVTLRDLAEARYLYLVSRVRLRALVGQDRERSVAEINAWLKG, from the coding sequence ATGGCCGATTCCCGTTCCCTGCTCCGGCTTTGCGGCGCCTGGCTGCGTTCCCTGGTGGTTGCGGCCGCCCTGGGCGCGGTGTGCGCGCCGGCCTGGAGCCTGGATCTGATGCAGGCTTACCAGGCCGCGCTGGCACAGGATGCCACGATCCGCGCGGCGCGCGCAGCCCGGGATGCAGCGGTCGAACGCCTGCCGCAGGCGCGCGCCCAGCTGTTGCCGAACATCGCGATCAGTCTCGGCCGCAACAAGAACGATATCGACCGCACCCAGGAGAATTCGCTCGGGCAGGAGGTGGAGTTCGGTGACGAGTATTTCAGCTACAACCAGTCCCTGCAGTTGCGCCAGCCCTTGTTCCGGATGCCGCTGTTCGCCGGGCTGCGCCAGGCCGGCTTCGTCGTCGACGACGCCGAGGCGACGCTCGAGCGCGAGCTGCAGGATCTCGGCGCGCGCGTCGCCGGCGCCTACATGGAAGCCTTGCTGGCGCAGGATGCGCTGGATCTCGTGCTCAAGCAGAAGGCCGTCACCACCACCCAGCTCGATGCGGCGCGCAAGTCGCTTGAAGCGGGCTTTGGCACGCGCACCGACATCGACGAGGCCCAGGCGCGGCTGGACATGAACATGGCCGATGAGCTCAGCGCGCGTCAGCACGTGGACTTCACCCGCCGTCAGCTCGAGATCCTCATCGATCAGCCGGTCGATGCGCTCGCCGGCATTGATGCGGAACGCTTGCCCTTGCTGCCGCCCGAGCCGGCCGATGTCACGGAATGGGTTCGCCTCGCCGAGGAAAACAGCCCTGAAGTTCGCGCCCTCGAGGCGCGGCTGGAAGCGGCGAGGGCCGAAATCGCCAAGGCGCGTGGCGGCCATTACCCCACCGTCGATGCAGTGGCACAGATTTCACGCAGCGGCAGCGAGAATGTCACTTCGCCCAGTTCGAGCTATACCAACCGCCTGATTGGCCTCCAGGTCAATATTCCGCTGTTTGCCGGTGGCTATGTCAACTCGACCGTCCGCCAGGCCATTGCCGAGCAGACCCGCGCCGAGGAAAACCTCGAGGCCGTGCGCCGTGACCTCGCCGTGCGGGTGCACCGCGAACACCGCGGGGTGACCGAAGGCGTGCTCAAGGTCAGGGCGCTCGAACAGGCCGCGCGCTCGGCGCAGCAGCTGGTGCGATCGAGCCGGCGTTCGTTCGAAGCCGGCAGCCGCACCACGGTCGACGTCCTCAATGCCGAGCAGCAACTGCAGGTCACGTTGCGCGACCTGGCCGAGGCGCGCTACCTGTATCTGGTGTCGCGCGTGCGCTTGCGTGCGCTGGTGGGGCAGGACCGGGAACGGAGCGTCGCCGAGATCAATGCCTGGCTGAAGGGCTGA
- the argJ gene encoding bifunctional glutamate N-acetyltransferase/amino-acid acetyltransferase ArgJ gives MAVNLVTPHPADLKPVAGVRLGVAEAGIRKAARRDLTVIELAAGSRVAGVFTKNRFCAAPVQVCKAHLPGGAVRALVINTGVANAGTGEPGLAHARATCAALARQIGVEAVQVLPFSTGVILEPLPVERLVAGLPRAVAGLRADGWFDAAHAIMTTDTLAKAVSKQVSIGGRTVTLTGISKGAGMIKPNMATMLGFLACDAAVSQALLDALVKEAAELSFNSITVDGDTSTNDSFILIATGAAGNAEITDAGSADYRTLRDAVVEVSIALAQAIVRDGEGATKFMTIAVEGGRDRDECRKVAYAVAHSPLVKTAFFASDPNLGRILAAIGYAGIDDLDVSALRVWLGNPDESVLVAEHGGRAASYVEEAGARIMQHAELTVRIALGRGGAAATVWTCDFSYDYVKINADYRS, from the coding sequence ATGGCCGTCAATCTCGTCACGCCGCACCCTGCCGACCTGAAACCCGTTGCGGGCGTGCGCCTGGGCGTCGCCGAGGCCGGCATCCGCAAGGCCGCTCGCCGCGATCTCACCGTGATCGAGCTCGCCGCGGGCAGCCGTGTCGCCGGCGTGTTCACGAAAAACCGCTTCTGCGCCGCGCCGGTGCAGGTGTGCAAGGCGCATCTGCCCGGTGGCGCGGTCCGCGCGCTGGTGATCAACACCGGGGTGGCCAACGCCGGCACGGGCGAGCCGGGCCTGGCCCATGCGCGCGCGACCTGTGCCGCGCTGGCGCGGCAGATCGGGGTCGAGGCCGTGCAGGTGCTGCCGTTCTCGACCGGCGTGATCCTCGAGCCGCTGCCGGTCGAGCGTCTGGTCGCCGGCCTGCCGAGGGCGGTCGCCGGCCTGCGCGCCGACGGCTGGTTCGATGCCGCACACGCGATCATGACCACCGACACGCTCGCCAAGGCGGTGTCGAAGCAGGTATCGATCGGCGGGCGCACGGTGACGCTGACCGGGATCAGCAAGGGCGCGGGCATGATCAAGCCGAACATGGCGACCATGCTCGGCTTTCTCGCCTGCGACGCCGCGGTTTCGCAGGCGCTGCTCGATGCGCTGGTGAAGGAGGCGGCCGAGCTGTCGTTCAACAGCATCACCGTCGATGGCGACACTTCGACCAACGACTCCTTCATCCTGATCGCCACCGGCGCGGCCGGCAATGCCGAGATCACCGATGCCGGTAGCGCCGACTACCGCACCCTGCGCGATGCCGTGGTCGAGGTGTCGATCGCGCTCGCGCAGGCCATCGTGCGCGACGGCGAGGGCGCGACCAAGTTCATGACGATCGCGGTCGAAGGCGGCAGGGACCGCGACGAATGCCGCAAGGTCGCCTACGCGGTGGCGCATTCGCCGCTGGTGAAGACCGCCTTCTTCGCCTCCGACCCCAACCTCGGACGCATCCTGGCGGCGATCGGCTATGCCGGCATCGACGACCTCGACGTGTCGGCGCTGCGCGTGTGGCTGGGCAATCCGGACGAGTCGGTGCTGGTCGCCGAACACGGCGGGCGCGCGGCGTCCTACGTGGAGGAGGCGGGCGCGCGCATCATGCAGCACGCCGAGCTGACCGTGCGCATCGCCCTCGGCCGCGGTGGCGCCGCGGCGACGGTGTGGACCTGCGACTTCTCCTACGACTACGTCAAGATCAACGCCGACTACCGCAGCTGA
- the secA gene encoding preprotein translocase subunit SecA, producing MLSGLLKKIFGSRNDRLVRQYAQTVRKINALEAETSALSDEALRAKTAEFKQRVANGETLEAVLPEAFAVVREAGKRVHGMRHFDVQLVGGMVLHYGKIAEMRTGEGKTLVATLPAYLNALAGKGVHVITVNDYLASRDAEWMGRIYGFLGLTTGCNLSRMSHAEKQAAYAADITYGTNNEFGFDYLRDNMVYAVNERVQRKLNFAIVDEVDSILIDEARTPLIISGQAEDHTELYLKMNQVAPLLKKQEGGLDDKDEVTEPGDYTVDLKAHQVLLTEQGHESAEQILVRMGLLTEGGGLYDPANILLVHHLYAALRAQALYHKDQHYVVQNGEVVIVDEFTGRLMPGRRWSDGLHQAVEAKEGVRIQAENQTLASITFQNYFRMYGKLAGMTGTADTEAFEFHSIYGLETVVIPTNKPTQRKDENDKVYRTAKEKWDAVIEDIRACVERGQPVLVGTTSIETNEFLSEVLKKAKIEHQVLNAKQHDSEAQIVAQAGRPGVVTIATNMAGRGTDIVLGGNIEKPVSLMREDTSLSPEEKEAKAAAMRAEWAGVHAQVIAAGGLHIIGTERHESRRIDNQLRGRSGRQGDPGSSRFYLSLEDPLMKIFAGERLNAIMVRLKMPEGEAIEHAMVTRSLESAQRKVEQRNFDIRKQLLEYDDVANDQRKVIYQQRNELLESEDISDTIRAMRQGVVHDLFRRYVPAESVEEQWEIAGLEQALLADYQLKVAVGEWIKAEPSLDDEALLERILQAGEEAYAAKVAIVDPAAWHQFERSVMLQSLDSHWREHLAALDHLRQGIHLRGYAQKNPKQEYKREAFELFEALLDAVRADVTRILMTVQIRTEAQLEAAEAPPQVENVQYRHADYDEALGNAEGGTQPPANVAPKVGRNDPCPCGSGKKYKHCHGKLS from the coding sequence ATGCTCTCCGGCCTGCTCAAGAAAATCTTCGGTAGTCGCAATGACCGCCTCGTCCGCCAGTACGCTCAGACCGTGCGCAAGATCAATGCGCTCGAAGCGGAAACGTCCGCCCTGTCCGACGAGGCCTTGCGCGCCAAGACCGCGGAGTTCAAGCAGCGTGTGGCCAATGGTGAGACGCTCGAAGCCGTCCTTCCGGAAGCGTTCGCGGTGGTGCGCGAAGCCGGCAAGCGGGTGCACGGCATGCGCCATTTCGACGTCCAGCTCGTCGGCGGCATGGTGCTGCACTACGGCAAGATCGCCGAAATGCGCACCGGCGAGGGCAAGACCCTGGTCGCGACCCTGCCCGCCTATTTGAACGCGCTGGCGGGCAAGGGCGTGCATGTGATCACGGTGAACGACTACCTCGCCAGCCGCGACGCCGAGTGGATGGGGCGGATCTACGGCTTCCTCGGGCTGACCACCGGCTGCAACCTGTCGCGCATGTCGCATGCCGAGAAGCAGGCGGCCTATGCTGCGGACATCACCTACGGGACCAACAACGAATTCGGCTTCGACTACCTGCGCGACAACATGGTGTATGCCGTGAATGAGCGCGTGCAGCGCAAGCTGAACTTCGCCATCGTCGACGAGGTGGACTCGATCCTGATCGACGAGGCGCGCACGCCGCTGATCATTTCCGGCCAGGCCGAGGACCACACCGAGCTCTACCTGAAGATGAACCAGGTCGCACCGCTGCTGAAAAAGCAGGAAGGCGGGCTCGACGACAAGGACGAGGTCACCGAGCCGGGCGACTACACGGTGGATCTGAAGGCCCACCAGGTGCTGCTGACCGAGCAGGGCCACGAGAGCGCCGAGCAGATCCTGGTGCGGATGGGGCTGCTGACCGAAGGCGGCGGCCTGTACGATCCGGCCAACATCCTGCTGGTGCACCACCTGTATGCCGCGCTGCGCGCCCAGGCGCTGTACCACAAGGACCAGCACTACGTGGTGCAGAACGGCGAGGTCGTCATCGTCGACGAATTCACCGGCCGCCTGATGCCCGGCCGGCGCTGGTCGGACGGCCTGCACCAGGCGGTCGAGGCGAAGGAAGGGGTGCGCATCCAGGCCGAGAACCAGACCCTGGCCTCGATCACCTTCCAGAACTACTTCCGCATGTACGGCAAGCTCGCCGGCATGACCGGCACCGCCGACACCGAGGCCTTCGAGTTCCACTCCATCTATGGCCTCGAGACGGTGGTCATTCCCACCAACAAGCCGACCCAGCGCAAGGACGAGAACGACAAGGTCTATCGCACCGCGAAGGAAAAGTGGGACGCGGTGATCGAGGACATCCGCGCCTGCGTCGAGCGCGGCCAGCCGGTGCTGGTGGGCACGACCTCGATCGAGACCAACGAGTTTCTTTCCGAGGTGCTGAAGAAGGCGAAGATCGAGCATCAGGTGCTCAACGCCAAGCAGCACGACAGCGAAGCGCAGATCGTCGCCCAGGCCGGCCGCCCGGGCGTGGTCACGATCGCCACCAACATGGCCGGCCGCGGCACCGACATCGTCCTGGGCGGCAACATCGAGAAGCCGGTTTCGCTCATGCGCGAGGACACGTCGCTGTCGCCGGAAGAAAAGGAAGCCAAGGCCGCGGCGATGCGTGCCGAATGGGCCGGGGTGCACGCGCAGGTGATCGCCGCCGGCGGCCTCCACATCATCGGCACCGAGCGCCACGAGTCGCGCCGCATCGACAACCAGCTGCGCGGGCGTTCCGGGCGCCAGGGCGACCCCGGCTCCAGCCGCTTCTACCTGTCGCTGGAAGATCCGCTGATGAAGATCTTCGCCGGCGAGCGCCTGAACGCGATCATGGTGCGGCTGAAGATGCCCGAAGGCGAGGCGATCGAGCACGCGATGGTGACCCGTTCGCTGGAGTCGGCGCAGCGCAAGGTCGAGCAGCGCAACTTCGACATCCGCAAGCAGCTGCTCGAGTACGACGACGTCGCCAACGACCAGCGCAAGGTCATCTACCAGCAGCGCAACGAACTGCTCGAAAGCGAAGACATCTCCGACACCATCCGCGCGATGCGCCAGGGCGTGGTGCACGACCTCTTCCGCCGCTACGTGCCCGCCGAAAGCGTCGAGGAGCAATGGGAGATCGCCGGCCTCGAGCAGGCGCTGCTGGCCGACTACCAGCTCAAGGTGGCGGTGGGCGAATGGATCAAAGCCGAGCCCAGCCTCGATGACGAAGCCCTTCTCGAACGCATCCTCCAGGCTGGCGAGGAAGCCTACGCCGCCAAGGTGGCGATCGTCGATCCGGCGGCGTGGCACCAGTTCGAACGCAGCGTCATGCTGCAGAGCCTCGATTCGCACTGGCGCGAGCACCTCGCCGCGCTCGACCACCTGCGCCAGGGCATCCACCTGCGCGGCTATGCACAGAAGAACCCGAAGCAGGAATACAAGCGCGAGGCGTTCGAACTGTTCGAAGCCCTGCTCGACGCCGTGCGTGCCGACGTCACCCGGATCCTGATGACGGTGCAGATCCGCACCGAAGCCCAGCTCGAAGCGGCCGAAGCGCCGCCGCAGGTCGAGAACGTGCAGTACCGGCATGCCGACTACGACGAGGCGCTGGGCAACGCCGAGGGCGGCACGCAGCCGCCGGCCAACGTCGCGCCCAAGGTCGGGCGCAACGATCCTTGCCCCTGCGGCTCGGGCAAGAAGTACAAGCACTGCCACGGCAAGCTGAGCTGA
- a CDS encoding DUF721 domain-containing protein: MAHRNPHDGSFPLPTATMSQPLRRYLGSGDALARLQDHANRLRRLQAALDGALAPPLAAQCRVANLKEGVLVIFAQSGAAAVRLRQMAPTVIGLLNQAGQPVHTLKVKVLVSEPAAPHSSMAADRSLSRSARDHLEHFAAVLPPESDLRAAIERLARRARTQ; this comes from the coding sequence ATGGCGCATCGCAACCCCCATGACGGCAGTTTTCCCCTGCCCACCGCAACCATGAGCCAGCCTCTTCGACGTTACCTGGGAAGTGGCGATGCGCTCGCCCGGCTGCAGGACCACGCCAACCGTCTGCGCCGCCTTCAGGCCGCGCTCGACGGCGCGCTTGCACCGCCACTCGCCGCGCAGTGCCGGGTCGCCAACCTGAAGGAAGGCGTGCTGGTCATCTTTGCGCAGTCCGGCGCAGCCGCGGTCAGGCTCAGACAGATGGCACCAACAGTGATCGGGCTGCTGAACCAGGCAGGACAACCGGTCCACACCCTCAAGGTCAAGGTTCTCGTCTCCGAGCCGGCCGCCCCCCACAGCAGCATGGCAGCGGACCGAAGCCTTTCCCGATCCGCCCGTGACCACCTCGAGCATTTCGCCGCGGTCCTCCCTCCCGAGTCCGATCTACGCGCGGCGATCGAGCGCCTGGCCCGGCGGGCCCGTACGCAGTAG
- the purB gene encoding adenylosuccinate lyase produces the protein MPNAVPSPLTALSPLDGRYHGKVAGLREHFSEHGLIRNRVKVEIEWLKALAAEPALGEIAPFSAATIAELDAVVAAFSTADGEAVKAIEATTNHDVKAMEYWLKQRLGHNVEVMKVSEFIHFACTSEDINNTSHALMLREGRDAVLLPALDAVVARFRELAHALADLPMLSRTHGQPASPTTLGKEMANIAARLMRARAAVAGVALTAKFNGAVGNYNAHLSAWPAFDWEGFNRRFIESLGLSFNDYTIQIEPHDAMAELFDAIARANTMLIDACRDLWMYISLGYFKQKLKEGEVGSSTMPHKVNPIDFENAEGNFGIANAVLRHFSEKLPISRMQRDLTDSTVLRNMGVGFGHTVLALDSCLRGLSKLEADPARLAADLDECWEVLAEPVQTVMRRYGIANPYEQLKAMTRGKGITRAALQDFIRSLAIPAEARDHLLAMTPASYVGKAAELARRI, from the coding sequence ATGCCGAATGCCGTCCCGTCCCCGCTGACCGCCCTGTCCCCGCTCGATGGCCGTTACCACGGCAAGGTCGCGGGTCTGCGCGAGCATTTTTCTGAACACGGCCTGATCCGCAACCGGGTGAAAGTGGAAATCGAATGGCTGAAGGCGCTCGCTGCGGAGCCGGCGCTGGGCGAGATCGCGCCCTTCTCGGCGGCGACCATCGCCGAGCTCGACGCGGTCGTGGCGGCGTTCTCGACCGCCGATGGCGAGGCGGTGAAGGCGATCGAGGCCACCACCAACCACGACGTCAAGGCCATGGAGTACTGGCTCAAGCAGCGCCTCGGCCACAACGTCGAAGTGATGAAGGTGTCCGAGTTCATCCACTTCGCGTGCACCTCGGAAGACATCAACAACACCTCGCACGCGCTGATGCTGCGCGAGGGCCGCGACGCCGTCCTGCTGCCCGCGCTCGACGCCGTGGTCGCGCGCTTTCGCGAACTGGCGCACGCCCTCGCCGACTTGCCGATGCTGTCGCGCACCCACGGCCAGCCGGCGAGCCCGACCACGCTCGGCAAGGAGATGGCCAACATCGCCGCGCGCCTGATGCGTGCCCGCGCGGCGGTTGCCGGGGTCGCGCTCACCGCCAAGTTCAACGGTGCGGTGGGCAACTACAACGCCCACCTGTCGGCCTGGCCGGCGTTCGACTGGGAGGGTTTCAACCGCCGCTTCATCGAATCGCTGGGTCTGAGCTTCAACGACTACACCATCCAGATCGAGCCGCACGATGCGATGGCCGAGCTGTTCGACGCCATCGCGCGCGCCAACACCATGCTGATCGACGCCTGCCGCGACCTCTGGATGTACATCTCGCTCGGCTACTTCAAGCAGAAGCTGAAGGAAGGCGAGGTCGGCTCGTCGACGATGCCGCACAAGGTCAACCCGATCGACTTCGAGAACGCCGAAGGCAACTTCGGCATCGCCAACGCGGTGCTCAGGCACTTCTCCGAAAAGCTGCCGATCTCGCGCATGCAGCGCGATCTCACCGATTCCACCGTGCTGCGCAACATGGGGGTCGGTTTCGGCCACACCGTGCTCGCGCTGGACAGCTGCCTGCGCGGCCTGTCCAAGCTCGAGGCCGATCCGGCGCGCCTCGCCGCCGACCTCGACGAGTGCTGGGAAGTGCTCGCCGAGCCGGTGCAGACGGTGATGCGCCGCTACGGCATCGCCAACCCCTACGAGCAGCTGAAGGCGATGACCCGCGGCAAGGGCATCACCCGCGCGGCGCTGCAGGACTTCATCCGCAGCCTGGCGATTCCCGCCGAGGCGCGCGACCACCTGCTGGCGATGACGCCGGCGAGCTACGTCGGCAAGGCGGCGGAACTCGCCCGTCGCATCTGA
- a CDS encoding type I secretion system permease/ATPase, whose amino-acid sequence MNMAVKGFFARSELAATLYAFRREFFVVGVFSMVANVLMLTPTLYMLQVYDRVLVSRSELTLLVVSLITLFLFAVMAFAEWSRSRLLVRAGVRLDAVLSTRVFNASFEANLSQSGAPAQRAFADLTEIRQFLTGNGIFAFFDAPWAPIYIGVLFFLHPFLGWVSIGFALIQASMAWLGHRRTVQPAEEASRASTDVNIYLQNKLRNAEVVESMGMLAGLRQRWAQRHQHYMERQGVAHGLTHRITVLSKWIRYCQQSLALGAGALLVIDGELTPGAMIAANVLMTRALAPIDQMVGTWRGFLGARSAFGRLEQLLQAHPERDPALSRVPPTGAVVLREVVARAVGRVEPILKGVSLHAEPGTVTVVLGPSGSGKSTLARVLMGIWPEVDGEVLLDGQPLAGWSRRELGPHLGYLPQDVELFDGTIAENIARFADIDSEKVIAAARSAGLHEMILRFPKGYDTPMGEAGGLLSGGQRQRVGLARALYGTPALVVLDEPNANLDDVGEAALTSAVRGLKREGRTVFLITHRPGAIAVADQLVVLRDGRILMQGARDAVLAQLRPPAAQPAAVSPSPPIAPPAPSAA is encoded by the coding sequence ATGAACATGGCAGTCAAGGGTTTTTTTGCGCGCAGCGAGCTTGCCGCCACGCTGTATGCGTTCAGGCGCGAATTTTTCGTGGTCGGCGTCTTCAGCATGGTGGCCAACGTACTGATGCTGACACCGACGCTGTACATGCTGCAGGTCTATGACCGGGTGCTGGTCAGCCGCAGCGAGCTGACGCTGCTGGTGGTGTCCCTGATCACCCTGTTCCTGTTCGCGGTGATGGCGTTTGCCGAGTGGTCGCGTTCCCGCCTGCTGGTGCGTGCCGGCGTGCGCCTGGATGCCGTGCTCAGCACCCGGGTGTTCAATGCCAGCTTCGAGGCCAATCTCAGCCAGTCGGGGGCGCCGGCGCAGCGGGCGTTCGCGGATTTGACCGAGATCCGCCAGTTCCTGACCGGCAACGGAATCTTCGCATTCTTCGATGCACCCTGGGCGCCGATCTACATCGGGGTGCTGTTCTTCCTTCATCCCTTTCTGGGCTGGGTGTCGATCGGCTTCGCCCTGATCCAGGCCAGCATGGCGTGGCTGGGCCATCGGCGCACGGTACAGCCGGCCGAGGAGGCGTCCCGGGCCAGTACCGACGTGAATATCTATCTGCAGAACAAGCTGCGCAACGCCGAGGTGGTGGAGTCAATGGGCATGCTCGCGGGGTTGCGCCAGCGCTGGGCGCAGCGCCACCAGCACTATATGGAAAGGCAGGGCGTCGCCCATGGCCTGACCCATCGCATCACCGTACTGAGCAAATGGATCCGTTACTGCCAGCAGTCCCTGGCCCTGGGGGCCGGTGCGCTGCTGGTGATCGATGGCGAACTGACGCCCGGTGCGATGATCGCCGCCAACGTGCTGATGACCCGCGCGCTGGCGCCGATCGACCAGATGGTTGGCACCTGGCGCGGCTTTCTCGGCGCGCGCAGCGCGTTTGGCCGCCTGGAGCAACTCCTGCAGGCCCATCCCGAGCGTGATCCGGCGCTGAGCCGGGTGCCGCCCACCGGCGCCGTGGTGCTGCGTGAGGTCGTTGCCCGCGCTGTCGGCCGGGTCGAGCCGATTCTCAAGGGGGTGAGCCTGCACGCCGAGCCCGGCACGGTGACGGTGGTGCTCGGCCCCTCCGGGTCGGGCAAATCGACGCTGGCACGGGTGCTGATGGGCATCTGGCCCGAAGTCGACGGCGAAGTGCTGCTCGACGGGCAGCCGCTGGCTGGCTGGAGCCGCAGGGAGCTCGGTCCTCACCTGGGCTATCTGCCGCAGGATGTGGAACTTTTCGACGGCACGATCGCCGAGAACATCGCCCGCTTTGCCGACATCGATTCGGAGAAGGTCATCGCCGCTGCGCGCAGTGCCGGCCTGCACGAGATGATCCTGCGTTTTCCCAAGGGCTACGACACGCCGATGGGCGAAGCCGGCGGTCTGCTCTCCGGCGGCCAGCGCCAGCGCGTCGGCCTGGCGCGGGCGCTGTACGGCACGCCGGCGCTGGTCGTGCTCGATGAGCCGAATGCCAACCTCGATGACGTCGGCGAGGCTGCGCTGACGAGTGCAGTGCGCGGGCTCAAGCGCGAGGGGCGCACGGTGTTCCTGATCACCCACCGCCCCGGGGCGATCGCGGTCGCTGATCAGCTGGTGGTGCTGCGCGATGGGCGCATCCTGATGCAGGGCGCGCGCGACGCCGTGCTCGCGCAGCTGCGCCCCCCGGCGGCGCAGCCCGCCGCCGTTTCGCCGTCGCCCCCGATTGCGCCGCCGGCGCCCTCGGCCGCCTGA
- a CDS encoding DUF2322 family protein: protein MAFADNLKTLPGVSHLAALNLLDAADAVVASIENKPGQAGSLAVYNHLAQLYGAISPEAARKGLELYAEHTEDARAHPGKHPNIDRLIGLIERGETLKVKQVFAV, encoded by the coding sequence ATGGCCTTCGCCGACAACCTGAAAACCCTGCCCGGCGTGTCGCATCTCGCCGCCCTGAACCTGCTCGACGCCGCCGACGCGGTCGTCGCCAGCATCGAAAACAAGCCCGGCCAGGCCGGCTCGCTCGCGGTGTACAACCACCTCGCCCAGCTCTACGGCGCGATCTCGCCCGAGGCCGCGCGGAAGGGGCTGGAGCTGTACGCCGAGCACACCGAGGATGCCCGCGCCCATCCCGGCAAGCACCCCAACATCGATCGCCTGATCGGCCTGATCGAACGCGGCGAGACGCTCAAGGTGAAGCAGGTGTTTGCGGTCTGA